A section of the Clostridium omnivorum genome encodes:
- a CDS encoding ornithine aminomutase subunit alpha: MKREDDFEKRREHLKNLSDEELYNRFWNLTEEIVRPLVDLAYKHTSPSVERSVLLRMGFSSIEAGNIVKEGQKWNLLGKGMGNVVLTYAELKGIPYLKAGEELSEGKGWDTVHAKMRGESNVRAE; encoded by the coding sequence ATGAAAAGAGAAGACGATTTTGAAAAGAGAAGAGAGCACCTTAAAAATTTAAGTGATGAAGAGCTATATAATAGATTTTGGAATCTTACTGAAGAAATTGTAAGGCCGCTAGTTGACTTGGCATATAAACATACCTCACCATCTGTTGAACGTTCAGTACTTTTAAGGATGGGATTTTCAAGCATTGAGGCGGGAAACATAGTTAAAGAAGGACAGAAGTGGAATCTTCTTGGAAAAGGAATGGGAAATGTAGTATTAACTTATGCAGAGCTTAAGGGGATACCATATTTGAAAGCTGGAGAAGAATTAAGCGAAGGCAAGGGATGGGATACTGTACATGCAAAGATGAGAGGTGAAAGTAATGTTAGAGCAGAATAA
- the ortB gene encoding 2-amino-4-oxopentanoate thiolase subunit OrtB codes for MNKYEEMMARKKEIMLKSVGVDYDKYEKGKLSFDYEKMMREVGYSLSDVMKIQEETGVGNTPLLEMRNLTALARKVSKTRKAARIFVKDESCNPSGSFKDRRASVSVYDAKMRGYKGVASATSGNYGSAVASQAAMRGLKCIIVQECYDSNKVGQPEIIEKDRKCECLGAEVLRLTVGPELFYTYLKVLDETGFYNASLYSIYGIVGVETLGYEIATQCREKFGKDPAAVVITNAGGGNLTGTARGLRKAGALDTKIIGASVDLSGLHMASDKDFNRKSFTTGHTGFGIPFMTNPDRSDVPRSAARPLRYIDRYVTMPQGEVFYMTELLAQLEGMERGPAGNTSLAAAFVLAQEYDDDQIIVVQETEYTGAGKHILPQLSFAKKNGIEVKIGNSEEEIPGKSIILPSHPSKMMVNELNLDNYRRSYISNAVKNANVSSIESIDIDFLCDETNLNKKNVENILSELGIYVG; via the coding sequence ATGAATAAATACGAAGAGATGATGGCTAGAAAAAAAGAAATAATGCTTAAATCAGTTGGCGTTGATTATGATAAATATGAAAAAGGTAAATTATCTTTCGATTATGAGAAGATGATGAGAGAAGTTGGCTATTCCCTTTCTGATGTTATGAAAATTCAAGAAGAGACTGGAGTTGGAAATACTCCACTTCTTGAAATGAGAAATTTAACTGCATTAGCTAGAAAAGTATCCAAAACAAGAAAGGCAGCTAGAATTTTTGTTAAAGATGAAAGCTGCAATCCTTCTGGAAGTTTTAAGGACAGAAGAGCATCGGTGTCTGTTTATGATGCGAAAATGAGAGGCTATAAGGGTGTAGCTTCAGCAACTTCTGGCAATTATGGCTCAGCTGTAGCTTCTCAAGCTGCAATGCGAGGACTTAAGTGTATTATAGTGCAGGAGTGCTATGATTCTAATAAGGTAGGACAGCCAGAAATAATAGAAAAGGATAGAAAATGTGAGTGCCTTGGAGCTGAGGTTTTAAGACTAACTGTTGGTCCAGAATTATTTTATACATATCTTAAGGTACTAGATGAAACTGGTTTTTATAATGCTTCATTATATTCTATTTACGGAATAGTTGGGGTAGAAACTTTAGGTTATGAAATAGCAACTCAGTGCAGAGAAAAGTTTGGAAAAGATCCAGCTGCTGTAGTTATTACTAATGCTGGAGGTGGAAATCTAACTGGCACTGCAAGAGGGCTAAGAAAAGCAGGTGCACTGGATACCAAAATTATCGGGGCTTCAGTTGATTTGTCAGGTCTTCATATGGCATCTGACAAGGACTTTAATAGAAAATCCTTTACAACAGGGCACACTGGTTTTGGAATTCCATTTATGACCAATCCAGATAGGTCTGATGTGCCAAGAAGTGCTGCTAGACCGTTAAGATATATTGATAGATATGTTACTATGCCTCAAGGAGAAGTATTTTATATGACAGAGCTGCTTGCGCAGCTAGAAGGAATGGAAAGAGGACCAGCTGGAAACACATCTTTAGCAGCTGCATTTGTGCTTGCTCAAGAATATGACGATGATCAAATAATTGTGGTTCAAGAAACCGAGTATACCGGAGCAGGCAAGCATATACTTCCTCAATTAAGCTTTGCTAAGAAAAATGGTATAGAAGTAAAGATAGGAAATTCTGAAGAAGAAATTCCTGGCAAAAGTATAATACTTCCCAGTCATCCTTCAAAAATGATGGTAAATGAATTGAATTTAGATAATTATAGAAGATCATATATTTCTAATGCTGTTAAAAATGCTAATGTAAGCAGTATTGAAAGTATAGATATAGACTTCTTATGTGATGAGACTAACTTAAATAAAAAAAATGTAGAAAATATTTTATCTGAATTAGGAATCTATGTAGGGTAG
- the ortA gene encoding 2-amino-4-oxopentanoate thiolase subunit OrtA → MIKKGAFVEIVQEVLSSEDRAHNLPEETKCKPLMLWAKGILQEDSSIGEEAEIKTVCGRMLRGIITEENPRFVHDFGDYVPEIMYIGPQAKSILWGDDNE, encoded by the coding sequence ATGATTAAAAAAGGAGCTTTTGTGGAAATTGTTCAGGAGGTATTAAGCTCAGAAGATAGAGCTCACAACCTACCTGAAGAGACAAAATGTAAACCACTAATGCTTTGGGCCAAGGGTATTTTGCAAGAAGACAGCAGCATTGGTGAAGAGGCAGAGATAAAAACTGTATGTGGCAGAATGCTTAGAGGCATCATAACAGAAGAAAACCCTAGATTTGTTCATGATTTTGGAGACTATGTACCAGAAATAATGTATATAGGCCCACAAGCAAAATCTATATTGTGGGGTGATGACAATGAATAA
- the ord gene encoding 2,4-diaminopentanoate dehydrogenase, whose protein sequence is MENVKVILCGLGAMGSGMAKMLLDKKGVEIVGAIDSYEGKIGKDLGEVLNVGKELNIKVSGDFKNTIKDTKADLVLLAIDSFVKNVFPYIKHIVENKMNCITIAEEMAYPYTINKELSEEMDRLAKANGVTILGTGVNPGFVLDTMIITLSAACRKVHSIYASRVNDLSPFGATVMRTQGVGTTVEEFESGIKDGSIVGHVGFQQSIPMIAKALGIELDEIVETREPIISNTHRETPYVTVEPGMVAGCAHIGYGMKDGKAVITLEHPQQIHPESEGVDTGDYIDIKGDPDLHLSIKPETPGGIGTIALAVNMIPQVVASRAGLKTMMDLPLPHAIENCFANQVAYYKEGEF, encoded by the coding sequence ATGGAAAATGTAAAAGTAATACTTTGTGGTTTAGGTGCAATGGGAAGTGGAATGGCTAAAATGCTTCTCGATAAGAAAGGGGTAGAAATAGTTGGAGCAATAGATAGCTATGAAGGGAAAATTGGCAAGGACTTAGGCGAAGTATTGAATGTTGGAAAAGAACTCAATATTAAAGTAAGTGGAGATTTCAAAAATACTATAAAAGATACAAAAGCAGATTTAGTTTTACTTGCAATAGATTCTTTTGTTAAAAATGTATTTCCTTATATAAAGCATATAGTTGAAAATAAGATGAATTGTATAACTATTGCTGAAGAAATGGCTTATCCATATACAATAAATAAAGAACTATCAGAGGAAATGGACAGATTAGCTAAGGCTAACGGAGTTACTATTTTAGGAACTGGAGTAAATCCAGGTTTTGTTTTAGACACAATGATAATAACGCTTTCTGCTGCTTGCAGAAAGGTTCATTCTATATATGCATCAAGAGTAAACGATTTATCACCATTTGGAGCTACTGTAATGAGAACACAGGGTGTTGGAACTACAGTAGAGGAATTTGAAAGTGGAATAAAAGATGGTTCAATTGTTGGACATGTAGGCTTCCAGCAATCTATACCAATGATAGCAAAAGCTTTGGGTATTGAACTAGATGAAATAGTAGAAACACGCGAACCAATAATATCTAATACTCATAGAGAAACACCATATGTAACTGTGGAACCTGGAATGGTTGCCGGTTGTGCTCATATAGGCTACGGAATGAAGGATGGTAAGGCTGTAATAACACTTGAGCATCCACAACAAATTCATCCTGAAAGCGAGGGTGTTGATACAGGTGACTATATTGATATAAAGGGTGATCCAGATCTACACCTTTCAATCAAACCAGAAACTCCTGGCGGAATTGGTACAATAGCACTAGCAGTGAACATGATTCCTCAAGTTGTGGCAAGCAGAGCAGGCTTAAAGACTATGATGGATTTACCACTACCACATGCAATAGAAAATTGCTTTGCAAATCAAGTAGCATATTACAAGGAAGGCGAGTTTTAA
- a CDS encoding sigma-54 interaction domain-containing protein produces MNNIESILKCLIENLDEGIHIVDKNGNTLYYNNSMGRIEGISPGEILGKRAFEFLKGVEEESSTLMNALKNREQYVDVIQNYSSNHGKKITSINTTVPAFYNGEVIGAVEISKDITQLKELNEKLCKLQGSGNTTNKYYTFDDIIGQTESIKAVINKAQRASFSNSSVLIYGETGVGKEVFAQSIHHSGARKDKPYVPINCAAIPSSLLESMLFGTVKGSFTGAEDKKGLFIEANGGTILLDEINSMDTALQSKLLRVLQDGYIRPLGSNAAIDVDVRIIASLNEEPEKLIREGKLRKDFYYRLSVVRIDVPPLKERKEDIKEFCLGFIDYYNKLLGKQVEDIEESVLTAFNSYDWPGNIRELKNVIESAMNMVDNSRVLTKEYFENKIITSKIMTKNPEVHYDLKNKSLEEYIDMIEAEIIKESLLRYNCNISKTAQELKMTRQNLQYKIKKYKLP; encoded by the coding sequence ATGAATAATATTGAAAGCATTCTAAAGTGCTTAATTGAAAATCTAGATGAAGGAATTCACATTGTAGATAAGAATGGTAATACATTGTACTATAATAATTCAATGGGAAGAATTGAAGGAATTTCACCGGGAGAAATACTTGGCAAAAGAGCATTTGAATTTTTGAAAGGCGTAGAAGAGGAATCTTCTACGCTTATGAATGCTTTAAAAAATAGGGAACAATATGTGGATGTAATTCAAAACTATAGTAGTAATCATGGTAAGAAGATCACATCTATTAATACTACTGTACCTGCTTTTTATAATGGTGAGGTAATTGGTGCAGTAGAAATTTCTAAAGATATTACCCAATTAAAAGAATTAAATGAAAAGTTGTGCAAATTACAGGGATCAGGTAACACTACAAATAAATATTATACATTTGATGATATTATTGGACAAACTGAAAGCATAAAAGCTGTAATTAATAAAGCTCAAAGAGCCAGTTTCTCAAATTCCTCCGTATTAATATATGGTGAAACAGGAGTTGGAAAGGAAGTATTTGCTCAGAGTATTCATCATAGTGGCGCGAGAAAGGATAAACCTTATGTTCCAATAAATTGTGCAGCAATTCCTAGTAGTTTATTAGAATCTATGCTATTTGGTACAGTAAAGGGGAGTTTCACGGGGGCGGAAGATAAAAAAGGACTTTTTATTGAAGCTAATGGTGGAACAATACTTCTTGATGAAATTAATTCTATGGATACTGCACTTCAATCTAAGCTTTTAAGAGTACTCCAAGATGGATATATTAGACCCTTAGGAAGTAATGCTGCTATAGATGTAGATGTAAGAATTATTGCATCTCTTAATGAAGAACCAGAAAAGCTTATAAGAGAAGGAAAACTTAGAAAAGACTTTTATTATAGGCTGAGTGTTGTAAGAATAGATGTTCCACCATTAAAGGAGCGAAAGGAAGACATTAAAGAATTTTGTTTAGGCTTTATTGATTACTACAATAAGCTGTTGGGGAAACAAGTAGAGGATATAGAAGAAAGTGTCCTCACAGCTTTTAATAGTTATGACTGGCCAGGTAATATAAGAGAATTGAAGAATGTTATAGAGTCTGCAATGAACATGGTAGATAATAGCAGAGTGTTAACTAAAGAATACTTTGAAAATAAAATAATTACCAGCAAAATAATGACTAAAAACCCTGAAGTGCATTATGATTTAAAAAACAAATCATTAGAAGAGTATATTGATATGATAGAAGCTGAAATTATTAAAGAAAGTCTATTAAGGTACAATTGTAATATTTCTAAAACTGCTCAGGAATTAAAAATGACAAGACAAAACCTACAGTATAAGATTAAAAAATATAAACTGCCATAA
- the glyA gene encoding serine hydroxymethyltransferase: MELNHIKSKDEEVFSIIEREAKRQEHNIELIASENFTSEAVMEAMGSKLTNKYAEGYPRKRYYGGCEVVDEVEDLARERMKKLFNAEHANVQPHAGSQANMAVYFAVLKPGDTVLGMNLSHGGHLTHGSPVNFSGKLYNFISYGVNKETEQIDYEELRKLALEHKPKMIVTGASAYPRIIDFKKIREICDEVGAYLMVDMAHIAGLIAAGVHPSPVPYADFVTTTTHKTLRGPRGGAILCKEKYAKEIDKSIFPGMQGGPLMHVIAAKAVCFKEADTEEFKTYIKQVVKNAKVLGEELTKYGFRLVSGGTDNHLLLVDLTNKAITGKDAEKLLDEAHITVNKNTIPFETLSPFITSGIRIGTAAVTTRGFKEEEMIKIAALINKVIEHKETVIEEVRAEVSEICSKYPIY, encoded by the coding sequence TTGGAATTAAATCACATAAAATCAAAAGATGAAGAAGTTTTTAGTATCATTGAAAGAGAAGCAAAAAGACAAGAGCATAACATTGAACTTATTGCTTCTGAAAACTTTACTAGTGAGGCTGTTATGGAGGCAATGGGTTCAAAGCTCACAAATAAATATGCAGAAGGCTATCCAAGAAAAAGATATTATGGTGGCTGTGAAGTAGTTGATGAGGTTGAGGATTTAGCAAGAGAAAGGATGAAAAAGTTATTCAATGCTGAGCATGCTAACGTACAACCTCATGCAGGCTCTCAAGCAAACATGGCTGTATATTTTGCAGTTTTAAAACCTGGTGATACAGTACTAGGGATGAATTTAAGCCATGGCGGTCATTTGACTCATGGAAGCCCGGTTAATTTTTCTGGAAAGCTATATAATTTTATTTCTTATGGAGTTAATAAAGAAACTGAACAAATAGACTATGAAGAATTAAGAAAACTTGCATTAGAACATAAGCCTAAAATGATAGTTACTGGCGCTAGTGCATATCCAAGAATAATAGATTTTAAAAAAATTAGAGAAATCTGCGATGAAGTAGGAGCATATTTAATGGTGGATATGGCTCATATAGCTGGTCTTATTGCAGCTGGGGTACATCCTTCACCAGTTCCATATGCAGACTTTGTTACTACAACTACGCATAAAACCTTGAGAGGCCCTAGAGGTGGAGCTATATTATGTAAAGAAAAATATGCAAAAGAAATAGATAAGTCTATATTTCCTGGTATGCAAGGAGGCCCTTTAATGCATGTTATAGCTGCAAAGGCCGTATGCTTTAAAGAGGCTGATACAGAAGAGTTTAAAACTTATATAAAGCAAGTTGTAAAAAATGCTAAAGTACTTGGAGAGGAGCTAACTAAGTATGGATTTAGGTTAGTTTCTGGAGGCACAGATAACCATTTGCTGCTTGTTGATTTAACAAATAAAGCAATTACTGGAAAAGATGCAGAAAAATTATTGGATGAAGCTCATATTACTGTAAATAAAAATACAATACCTTTTGAAACCCTTAGTCCTTTTATAACTAGTGGTATAAGAATTGGTACTGCTGCAGTAACAACTAGAGGTTTTAAAGAAGAAGAAATGATTAAAATTGCTGCTCTAATTAATAAAGTTATAGAACATAAAGAAACTGTAATTGAAGAGGTAAGAGCAGAGGTTAGTGAGATATGTTCTAAATATCCAATTTATTAA
- a CDS encoding threonine/serine exporter family protein, producing the protein MSANRIIHIAADAGKIILENGGETYRVEETMSRICNAFGISLAESFVTPTGIMISVTTDCDQTITIVKRIKSRTVDLEKIAKVNDLSRNIKSQGLTLDQVKVELNTINTTKRYSDKTLILFSCITVSFFTLMFGGDFHDFCVSFIIGGLIKILTLALSKVNLNDFFINVLGGALAALLALLSVNFNLATHVDKITIGSIMLLVPGLSITNAIRDTIAGDLLAGISRALEAFLIAVAIAAGSGTIITLWVIYFGGSLI; encoded by the coding sequence ATGAGTGCAAATAGAATAATACACATTGCAGCTGACGCTGGAAAAATAATTCTAGAAAATGGTGGAGAAACCTATAGAGTTGAAGAAACCATGTCTAGAATTTGTAATGCCTTTGGAATATCGCTTGCTGAAAGTTTTGTTACTCCAACAGGAATTATGATTTCAGTTACTACCGACTGTGATCAAACTATAACAATTGTAAAAAGAATAAAAAGTAGAACAGTTGACCTAGAAAAGATTGCAAAAGTTAATGATCTTTCTAGAAATATAAAATCTCAAGGTTTAACCTTAGACCAGGTTAAAGTTGAATTAAATACTATTAACACAACTAAAAGATACAGCGATAAAACTTTGATTTTATTTTCTTGTATTACGGTTTCCTTCTTTACTCTTATGTTTGGAGGAGATTTTCATGATTTTTGCGTATCCTTTATTATAGGCGGACTTATTAAAATACTTACTCTTGCTCTAAGTAAAGTAAACTTAAATGACTTCTTTATAAATGTTTTAGGAGGGGCTTTAGCTGCTCTCTTGGCACTTTTGTCTGTTAACTTTAATCTCGCAACACATGTAGACAAAATTACAATTGGCTCCATTATGCTGCTGGTTCCAGGACTTTCTATAACTAACGCCATAAGAGATACAATAGCTGGCGACTTACTTGCAGGAATTTCAAGAGCATTGGAGGCTTTTTTAATTGCTGTGGCAATTGCAGCAGGCAGCGGAACAATAATAACTCTCTGGGTTATTTATTTTGGGGGTAGCTTAATATGA
- a CDS encoding threonine/serine exporter family protein — translation MIINSLYAFIATFGFCILFNIRGKNLFYTSLGGGVTWFFYLLADHFSSSNIFALFIASIVAGIYSEIMARVLKSPVTTFSICAIIPLVPGGGMYNTMLQLIQGNVNNSLTTGLATLSSAGAIAVGILLASSFTKLMLFFTKQKKVI, via the coding sequence ATTATTATAAATTCTTTATATGCTTTTATTGCAACCTTTGGTTTTTGCATATTATTTAATATACGTGGTAAAAACTTATTTTATACTTCACTTGGTGGCGGTGTTACTTGGTTTTTCTACCTCTTAGCTGATCACTTTAGTAGTTCAAATATTTTTGCTCTATTTATAGCCTCAATTGTAGCGGGTATATATTCTGAAATAATGGCAAGAGTTCTAAAATCACCTGTAACCACTTTCTCTATATGTGCAATTATTCCTCTAGTTCCAGGTGGAGGCATGTATAATACTATGCTTCAATTAATTCAAGGTAATGTTAATAATTCCTTAACTACAGGCCTTGCTACATTATCAAGTGCTGGTGCAATCGCAGTTGGAATTTTACTTGCATCATCTTTCACTAAGCTAATGTTATTCTTTACTAAGCAAAAAAAGGTCATCTAG
- a CDS encoding metal-sensitive transcriptional regulator produces the protein MKKDIQTRLRRIEGQVKGIEKMIDNEVNCRDIVIQIAAVRAAVNKVGGLILENYAKNCIMKDEIDSSKDTEIEDLLSTLLMFLK, from the coding sequence ATGAAAAAAGATATACAAACCAGACTTAGAAGAATTGAAGGTCAGGTAAAAGGCATTGAAAAAATGATTGATAATGAAGTAAACTGTAGGGATATTGTTATTCAGATTGCTGCAGTAAGGGCAGCGGTGAATAAGGTTGGAGGATTGATTTTGGAAAACTATGCAAAAAACTGCATTATGAAAGATGAAATTGATTCTTCAAAGGATACTGAAATTGAAGATTTACTTTCTACACTGCTTATGTTTTTAAAATAG
- the aspS gene encoding aspartate--tRNA ligase, with protein MGEALLGLKRSAMCGELRESNIGSNFTVMGWVQRKRNLGGLIFVDLRDRTGILQVVFGEEINKEAFEKADNVRSEYCIAVTGEIVLRESPNPNMPTGMIELKGHNIKILSESETPPIYIKENLDAAENIRLKYRYLDLRRPDMQKIFITRSKTAKVVRDYLSDNGFLEVDTPTLTKSTPEGARDYLVPSRNYPGMFYALPQSPQIFKQLLMVSGFDKYFQIAKCYRDEDLRANRQPEFTQVDIEMSFVEVDDVIAVNEGLIKKVFKEILDVDVETPIKRMPYKEAMEKYGSDKPDLRFGMEIVDISNEVKNADFKVFKDAIEIKGSIRAIKVENCANMGRKDLDRLGEFVKTYKAKGLAWIAVKEEEIKSPIAKFLTEEELKNIIEKVDAKQGDLILIVADSNKVVLQSLGALRLELAKKLELLKDNTEFNFVWITEFPLLSYNEEENRYQAEHHPFTMPMDEDIEFLDTDPGKVRAKAYDIVLNGEELGGGSIRIHDSKLQEKMFNVLGFTKEKAWERFGFLLEAFKFGPPPHGGLAFGFDRLIMFLAGTDNIKDVIAFPKNQNAYDPMSEAPNVVDDVQLKELGIAKISHQE; from the coding sequence ATGGGTGAAGCGTTATTAGGACTTAAAAGGTCAGCAATGTGTGGAGAACTAAGGGAATCCAACATAGGAAGTAATTTTACCGTAATGGGATGGGTACAGAGGAAAAGAAATCTAGGAGGCTTAATATTTGTTGATTTAAGAGATAGAACTGGTATTCTTCAAGTTGTTTTTGGAGAAGAAATAAATAAAGAAGCATTTGAAAAAGCTGATAATGTAAGATCGGAGTACTGTATTGCAGTAACTGGAGAAATAGTACTGAGAGAATCACCAAATCCAAATATGCCAACTGGTATGATTGAGCTAAAAGGACATAATATAAAGATTTTATCTGAATCAGAAACACCACCAATATACATAAAAGAAAATCTGGATGCAGCAGAAAATATCAGATTAAAGTATAGATATCTTGATCTTAGAAGACCAGATATGCAAAAAATATTTATAACTAGAAGTAAGACTGCAAAAGTAGTTAGAGATTATTTAAGTGATAATGGATTTCTAGAAGTAGACACTCCAACTCTTACTAAGAGTACACCAGAAGGAGCAAGAGATTACTTAGTTCCTAGCAGAAACTATCCAGGAATGTTTTATGCATTACCACAATCACCACAAATATTTAAGCAATTATTAATGGTATCAGGTTTTGATAAGTACTTCCAAATTGCAAAGTGCTATAGAGATGAAGACTTAAGAGCAAATAGACAGCCAGAGTTCACTCAAGTAGATATTGAAATGAGCTTTGTAGAAGTGGATGACGTTATAGCTGTAAATGAAGGATTAATTAAAAAAGTTTTCAAGGAAATACTTGATGTAGATGTTGAAACTCCAATAAAGAGAATGCCTTATAAAGAAGCTATGGAAAAATACGGTTCAGATAAACCAGATCTTAGATTTGGTATGGAGATAGTAGATATAAGTAATGAAGTTAAAAATGCAGACTTCAAAGTGTTTAAAGATGCAATAGAGATTAAGGGCAGTATAAGAGCTATAAAGGTTGAAAATTGTGCTAATATGGGAAGAAAAGACTTAGACAGATTAGGTGAGTTTGTTAAAACCTATAAGGCTAAGGGGCTTGCATGGATAGCTGTTAAAGAAGAAGAGATCAAGTCTCCAATAGCTAAGTTCTTAACTGAGGAAGAGCTAAAGAATATTATAGAAAAGGTAGATGCAAAGCAAGGCGATTTGATACTTATTGTTGCTGATTCTAATAAGGTTGTATTACAAAGTTTAGGTGCATTAAGACTTGAACTTGCAAAGAAGCTTGAACTTCTAAAAGATAATACAGAGTTCAACTTTGTATGGATAACAGAGTTTCCACTTCTTTCATATAATGAGGAGGAAAATAGATATCAAGCAGAGCACCATCCATTTACAATGCCAATGGATGAGGATATAGAATTTTTAGATACTGACCCAGGTAAGGTTAGAGCTAAAGCATATGATATTGTTTTAAATGGAGAAGAATTAGGTGGAGGCAGTATAAGAATTCATGACAGCAAGCTGCAGGAAAAAATGTTTAATGTTTTAGGATTCACTAAAGAAAAAGCTTGGGAAAGATTTGGGTTCTTACTTGAAGCCTTCAAATTTGGACCACCACCACACGGCGGATTAGCTTTTGGCTTTGATAGACTTATTATGTTCCTTGCTGGAACTGATAATATTAAAGATGTTATTGCTTTTCCTAAAAATCAAAATGCCTATGATCCAATGAGTGAAGCACCAAATGTTGTTGATGATGTTCAATTAAAGGAATTGGGTATAGCTAAAATAAGCCATCAAGAATAA
- a CDS encoding coproporphyrinogen III oxidase gives MMIKIKLNDMTFRYDVFQMFSIFYKSENIKFVEAAEEPTSSNFDESFIVFIDDKGIQIIDAGYKSYFEFDNNFVKKENVKREIFKFLSNKTRKEMPWGILIGIRPSKIALSLLNEGKSDEEIIHIYSKRYFAREDKARLCIDVAKLEEGIVNKDKNTVSIYIGMPFCPTRCIYCSFASNPISSCSKLVEPYLSALTKEIATMGNYIREKELKIQCIYFGGGTPTSVDNLQFENIMKEIHNNLCSINEVEEFTVECGRPDSITYEKLLTMKKFGVHRISINPQTMNDDTLKRIGRNHSSNDVIDKFNLARSCGFDNINMDLIVGLQGEGLEQVLNTCDKIYKLNPESITVHGMSIKRSSRLHENIVNKIKLEEKSQNELNSMYEATVNLAERLHMSPYYMYRQKNMVGNMENVGYTKQHKESIYNIQMMEEKQTIIALGADAVSKVVFLDENRIERFGNTKDVREYISRIDEMIHNKIKLLDTLY, from the coding sequence ATAATGATAAAAATCAAATTAAATGACATGACATTTAGATACGATGTATTTCAAATGTTTAGTATCTTTTACAAATCAGAAAATATTAAATTCGTAGAAGCAGCTGAAGAACCTACTAGCAGTAATTTTGATGAAAGTTTTATTGTTTTCATTGATGACAAGGGTATTCAAATTATTGATGCTGGCTATAAAAGTTACTTTGAATTTGATAACAATTTTGTAAAAAAAGAAAATGTAAAAAGAGAGATATTTAAGTTCCTTAGTAATAAAACAAGAAAAGAAATGCCTTGGGGAATATTAATTGGAATACGTCCAAGTAAAATTGCCCTATCACTTTTGAATGAGGGAAAAAGTGACGAAGAAATTATCCATATCTATAGTAAGAGATATTTTGCTAGAGAAGATAAAGCAAGACTATGTATTGATGTAGCAAAGCTAGAGGAAGGTATAGTAAATAAAGATAAAAATACTGTAAGTATTTATATAGGTATGCCTTTTTGTCCTACTAGATGTATTTATTGTTCTTTTGCATCTAACCCAATTAGCAGCTGCTCAAAGCTAGTAGAACCATATTTATCAGCCTTAACAAAAGAAATAGCTACAATGGGAAATTATATTAGAGAAAAAGAGCTAAAGATTCAATGTATCTATTTTGGTGGTGGCACACCAACATCAGTTGATAACTTGCAATTTGAAAATATTATGAAAGAAATACATAATAATTTATGTTCTATAAATGAGGTGGAAGAATTTACTGTTGAATGTGGAAGACCTGATAGTATTACTTATGAAAAGCTATTGACTATGAAAAAATTCGGAGTACACAGAATAAGCATTAATCCACAAACTATGAATGATGATACTTTAAAGCGAATAGGAAGAAATCATTCTTCTAATGATGTTATAGATAAATTTAATCTTGCAAGAAGCTGTGGTTTTGACAATATAAATATGGATTTAATTGTTGGACTTCAGGGAGAAGGGCTTGAACAAGTTTTAAATACTTGTGACAAAATTTACAAGCTGAACCCTGAAAGTATAACAGTTCATGGAATGTCAATCAAAAGATCTTCAAGACTTCATGAGAATATTGTAAATAAAATAAAACTTGAAGAAAAGTCTCAGAATGAATTAAATTCTATGTATGAAGCTACAGTTAATTTAGCTGAGAGACTGCATATGAGCCCTTATTATATGTATAGACAAAAGAATATGGTAGGAAACATGGAAAACGTAGGCTATACAAAGCAGCATAAAGAGTCTATTTATAATATTCAAATGATGGAAGAAAAGCAGACAATTATAGCATTAGGAGCAGATGCAGTATCAAAAGTTGTATTTTTAGATGAAAATAGAATTGAAAGATTTGGCAATACAAAAGACGTAAGAGAGTATATTTCTAGAATTGATGAAATGATCCATAATAAAATTAAACTTCTAGATACTCTATATTAA